The DNA region CAACACCTACGGCGCCACCAAGCTGGCCGTCGACCACCTGATCACCGGCGAGGCCGTGGCCCACGGCCTGGCCGCCGTCTCGCTGCGCTACTTCAACGTGGCCGGTGCGTACGCCTCCTCCTCCGGTGTCGCGTTCGGCGAGCGGCACGACCCGGAGTCGCACCTGATCCCGCTGGTGTTCCAGGCGGCGCTCGGTCAGCGCGAGCACATCGCGGTGTACGGCGACGACTACCCGACCCCGGACGGCACCTGCATCCGCGACTACATCCACGTCGCCGACCTGGCCGACGCCCACCTGCTGGCGCTGGACGCGGCCAGGCCGGGCGAGCACCTGATCTGCAACCTGGGCAACGGCAGCGGCTTCTCGGTCCACGAGGTGATCGAGTCGGTCAAGCGCGTGACCGGCCGGGAGATCCCGGTGCAGGTCTCCGGCCGCCGCGCCGGCGACCCGGCCGTCCTGGTCGCCTCGGCCGAGCGCGCCCACAAGGAGCTGGGCTGGACGCCGCGCCGCCCGAACCTGGACGACATCGTCGCCGACGCCTGGAAGTTCACCCTGGAGAAGAACGGCCGGTAGGTCCGACAGGCAGAGCACCCGGTCGAACGGGCCGGGCACGGACGGAGCGCCGCCCCCGCAGGCAGGGGGCGGCGCTCCGGCGTTCCCGGCGGCTGCGGCACGGCGTCGGCCCGGCTGCGACACGGCTCCGGTCCGGATCCGACGCGGCGAAGGAGCCGGGCGCCGGGGGCCCGAGGTGCACCAAGTCGCTCCGATTTCCCACCTCTTGACGAAACTTCACCAAACCCCCACCGGGTCGGCGCCCACCCCGTACGCTGATTCCGGTACCGGTGGGGGTCGGCACCTCAGCACTCCCGGGTACCCGGGGGGTTGGCGGCGCAGGGGTGCCCGGACGGCGGCGGCAGGGCCGGGGCGCCGCCCCGGACGCGGCCGGAGCTGAGCAGGGGGGAAGTGTCGATGGGACGGATCCGCGTCCTGGTGGTCGACGACCACCGGATCTTCGCCGAGGCGCTCGCCGCGGCGCTCGCCGCGGAACCCGATGTCGAGGTCGGCGCGGCGGGCAGCGCGGCCGCCGCGGAGCGGGCGCTGGAGCGCGCCGCCACCGAGGGACGCGCCTTCGACGTGGTCCTGGTCGATGCGGACCTGGGGATCGCCGAGGCCGGGGCGGCCGCGCGCAGGACCCGTCAGCCGGGTGTCGACCCGCCGCCCGAAGTCCTCCGCCGAAGGCCCGCCGCCCTGCCGTCGCCCCGCCGTCCGGCCGCCGTGCCCGGCGGGCCGGGCGCCCAGGGCACGGGAACGTCCGGCATCGGCGGCGCGCCCGCCGTCCGCTACCCGACCGCCCAGCGCCCGGCCGCTCACCAGGCCGGTCCGCACCAGGCCGGTCCGCACCAGGCCGGTCCGCACCCGGCCGGTCCGCACCCGGCGGAGTCCCATCCGGTGCTCCCCGCCGGCGCGGGCGCTCCCGCGGCGCCGTCGGCCACCGCCCCGGTGCCCGACGGCATCACCCTGTTGGTCCGGGCCCGCCGTCACCACCCCGGCCTGCGGGCGATCGTCCTGGCCACCGCCGACGACCCGCACCGCGCCGCCCGCGCCCTGCACGCCGGTGCCACCGGCTGGGTGGCGAAGGAGAGTTCGCTGGCCAGGCTGTTGGCGGTGATCCGGGGTGTGCTGAGGGACGAGACGCACCTGCCGCCCGCGCTGCTCACCGGCGTCATCCGGGAGCTCACCACCGCCCGCCGGGACCGCACCGAGAGCGAGCGCCTGGTCGACACGCTCACCCCGCGGGAGAAGCAGATCCTGCGCTGCATGGTCGCCGGTCTCGGCCGGCAGGCCGTGGCGGAGCGGCTCTACCTCTCCCCGCACACCGTCCGCACGCACATGCAGAACGTCCTCGGCAAGCTCGGGGTGCACTCCACCCTGGCCGCCGTCGCGGTGGCCCGCCGGGCGGGTG from Kitasatospora sp. NBC_00458 includes:
- a CDS encoding LuxR C-terminal-related transcriptional regulator; this encodes MGRIRVLVVDDHRIFAEALAAALAAEPDVEVGAAGSAAAAERALERAATEGRAFDVVLVDADLGIAEAGAAARRTRQPGVDPPPEVLRRRPAALPSPRRPAAVPGGPGAQGTGTSGIGGAPAVRYPTAQRPAAHQAGPHQAGPHQAGPHPAGPHPAESHPVLPAGAGAPAAPSATAPVPDGITLLVRARRHHPGLRAIVLATADDPHRAARALHAGATGWVAKESSLARLLAVIRGVLRDETHLPPALLTGVIRELTTARRDRTESERLVDTLTPREKQILRCMVAGLGRQAVAERLYLSPHTVRTHMQNVLGKLGVHSTLAAVAVARRAGVSPSEPAAPAAPPSVATTTAPGAG
- the galE gene encoding UDP-glucose 4-epimerase GalE, translated to MSKYLVTGGAGYVGSVVAAHLLEAGHQVTVLDDLSTGFREGVPAGAEFVEGRIQEAGEVLDASFDGVLHFAASSQVGESVADPEKYWRNNVAGSLELVGAMRAAGVRKLVFSSTAATYGEPESVPIAESARTAPTNTYGATKLAVDHLITGEAVAHGLAAVSLRYFNVAGAYASSSGVAFGERHDPESHLIPLVFQAALGQREHIAVYGDDYPTPDGTCIRDYIHVADLADAHLLALDAARPGEHLICNLGNGSGFSVHEVIESVKRVTGREIPVQVSGRRAGDPAVLVASAERAHKELGWTPRRPNLDDIVADAWKFTLEKNGR